The DNA region GCTTTTAAACATAAGAAATAGATTACTGGTCTGGTAAGTTAGTATTTAAAAGGATAGGATTAGTTACAAAAATTTTAAGATATTTTGTATTCAGAGTAGGTTTTTGACCTAAAAATTTATCACAACATCTATTATACCTACGTCCGATATTTTCAAAAACAGCATATAAGTTTCTTTTTTTACCGTTTCCGTTTCAAATGGCTCTATCAATGCTTATTTTTGCGGTCACATTTGACTAAATAAAATACAATGGTGCATTTTCACTCCTTGACCGTAAAACATATAAAACCGCTTACACCAAGTTCGGTTGCTATAACTTTTACCATACCTAAAGACCTTATACAAACTTTTGATTTTGTTCCCGGGCAATATATTACCATTAAAATGGAGCTCAAAGGCAAAGAGATCAGAAGGGCTTACTCTATCTGTTCTTCACCTAAAAGCGATTGTTTTACAATTGGCGTCAAGAAAGTTGATAAAGGCGGATTCTCAGATTACGCACATACCAAACTAAAAGCCGGTGATGTTTTAGAAGTGATGCCTCCTGAAGGTAGGTTTACTTTTCAGCCTACCGGTAAAGTGAAAAACATTGCGGCTTTTGCTGCGGGTAGTGGTATAACACCGATTATGAGTATTGCTAAGGCGGTATTGGCAGATAACCCTAAAAACAAATTTGTTCTCGTTTACGGAAATAAATCCCATAAAGAAGCGATGTTCTATACTGATTTGGCAAAATTGGAACTAGAGTACGCGGGCCGATTTAATGTGTATTTCATTACTAGCCAGACCCAAGAAGACGATTCTCTTTTTGGACGTATTGATGTGTCCACGGTAAATTATGCGCTTAATAATAAACAGAAAGATGTAGATTTTGATGGGTATTACCTTTGTGGACCGGAAGCAATGATAAATTTAGTTTCCGATACGCTACAAGAGAACGACATTCCAAAAGATAAAATTCATTTTGAACTCTTTACCACAACCGAAATTTTAGATGAGCTACCCGAGCAAGCGGAAGGCAAAACTAAAGTTACCATTATGGTTGACGATGAGGAATTCACTTTAGAGATGGATAAAAAGGAGATAGTTCTTGATGCTGTTCTCAAGCAGAATATTGATGCTCCTTATTCTTGCCAAGGTGGAGTTTGTAGTAGCTGTATTGCCAGGATAACGGAAGGAAAAGCCGAAATGGTAAAAAACCAGATTCTTACCGATGGCGAAATCGAAGAAGGTTTGATTCTTACTTGCCAGGCGCACCCGACAACACCCACCTTAAAAGTAGATTATGATGATGTTTAAACAACATCCTTTTAAAAAATAAAGAAAGCCACAATTGTCATTTACAGTTGTGGCTTTTTTAATAGCTCTTCTAATTTTCTCGCTGTATTTTCATAACCAATGAGATAGGCCTTTTCAATTCCTTTCCGGTCTAACACCCCAATATGTTCCAGTTCCTTAAACTCCATTAACAAATCGCAAGCTTCAAGTTTTTTTCTGTTGATGGCGTAAATCATAAGGCCGGTTACCCTGCCCGTAAGCTGTATTGAATTTTTAAGGTGAGTTTTATTGAGCTCACTAACCACCGAGACATTACTACCAATAATATATTCCGCCTGACCCATAACCGGTTCCAGCGGAAAGTTGTTCATAATACCGCCATCCGCATAAAGTCCTCCATTCATCTCTACGGGACTAAAAACCGGTGGTAATGCTGCAGATGCCAATAATGGTCTAATAAGCTCTCCTTCAGAAAAATATTCAAGATCTCCCTTTTCAAGGTTGGTAGCCGTTACGTGTAGTTTTTTATGAAGAGCTTCAAACGTATCATCGGGAAAAAAGGCTTTGAATACATCAAAATACCTATCGGTATCAATAAAACCGGGCTTTACTATAGTCAGGAAGTTGTATTTAAATAAAGGGGTTTCCTTAAAAAAGGCCATCATATCTAGAACCGAGTTTCCGTTGGCGTACAATGCGCCTACTAAAGCCCCTACGCTACTACCTCCTATGACACTAGCGGTAAGTCCAAACTCGTTCATAGCCTGAATTAGACCGATATGAGCCATACCGCGTACCCCTCCGCCAGAAAGCACAAGTCCCAGTGATTTTGTTTCTAAGTCCTTCATTGTAGTTATTCTGAAAACGACATTGCGAAGGTATTTATTTCAATAGACTATCCATCAATTTTTTGTGATAGTCTGAAACTACATCGTAACAGTACTTCACGGGAAAACCTTCTTTCTTGTCGCATATCAAATACGGTTTGAACACTTGTTTCTCGTTTTCTTTGACCGTATCATCCTGATGAATTTCTAGTCGAGCATGAAGTTCTTCGGAAACAATATCCTCAGGTGAAATAATATAATGGCTCGCCAATACATCAAAAGGATTGAACCCATCAGCACCTTGATCTAGCCATTGCTGTAACCAAGCACGGGAAGCTTCCGCTATCCATTGATTTCCTTTATCACCGTTTGCCAAAGCATCTAAATCATCGGCTTTAATCCAAACTTTATTAGAAATCTCAAATGGACAAAGAGTTACCGGCACGCCATTTTCGAATAGTATACGAAACGCATCATTATCCAAATCAAAATTTAGGTCTTGTGCGTGATTGCCCTTGTTCCCAATCCTAAAATAGTCTTTAGGGGTTCTACGACCGGCAACCAAAACCACTTCTAAAATCTGGCTCTTCAGTTCTGGGTATTTTAAAAGTAAAAGGCCAACGTTGGTTGCGGGACCAATAGCCATAATTATCATGGGCTGTTTACGGAGCGCTTCTGCGAACGCATCAACAGCTTCGTTACTTTCTACCGCTTTGAGGTTTATAGCTTCGCCAGCTCCTCTATAAACAGGTATTTCGCCAAGAGCAAACTCAGTACTCATTTTTTGGCTCAGCGGATATGAATTTTCAATAACCGTGTTTCCAAAAACGGCACTGATGCCACAAACATCAATAGTATCAGCTTTTATCAGTTGCAAAACGGCATACCCATCGTCAACATCGCAATAGCCTTTGCGCTTCTCTCTTGTCATACCCACTGAAAGATCAGTGTCTATCCATACCTTTTTCTTCGTCATTCTATCTGAATTATTTTTTTACCCTGTTATATCAATCCTCCCCAAAAATCGATTTCATTCC from Zobellia alginiliquefaciens includes:
- a CDS encoding ferredoxin--NADP reductase → MVHFHSLTVKHIKPLTPSSVAITFTIPKDLIQTFDFVPGQYITIKMELKGKEIRRAYSICSSPKSDCFTIGVKKVDKGGFSDYAHTKLKAGDVLEVMPPEGRFTFQPTGKVKNIAAFAAGSGITPIMSIAKAVLADNPKNKFVLVYGNKSHKEAMFYTDLAKLELEYAGRFNVYFITSQTQEDDSLFGRIDVSTVNYALNNKQKDVDFDGYYLCGPEAMINLVSDTLQENDIPKDKIHFELFTTTEILDELPEQAEGKTKVTIMVDDEEFTLEMDKKEIVLDAVLKQNIDAPYSCQGGVCSSCIARITEGKAEMVKNQILTDGEIEEGLILTCQAHPTTPTLKVDYDDV
- a CDS encoding patatin-like phospholipase family protein encodes the protein MKDLETKSLGLVLSGGGVRGMAHIGLIQAMNEFGLTASVIGGSSVGALVGALYANGNSVLDMMAFFKETPLFKYNFLTIVKPGFIDTDRYFDVFKAFFPDDTFEALHKKLHVTATNLEKGDLEYFSEGELIRPLLASAALPPVFSPVEMNGGLYADGGIMNNFPLEPVMGQAEYIIGSNVSVVSELNKTHLKNSIQLTGRVTGLMIYAINRKKLEACDLLMEFKELEHIGVLDRKGIEKAYLIGYENTARKLEELLKKPQL
- a CDS encoding nucleoside hydrolase → MTKKKVWIDTDLSVGMTREKRKGYCDVDDGYAVLQLIKADTIDVCGISAVFGNTVIENSYPLSQKMSTEFALGEIPVYRGAGEAINLKAVESNEAVDAFAEALRKQPMIIMAIGPATNVGLLLLKYPELKSQILEVVLVAGRRTPKDYFRIGNKGNHAQDLNFDLDNDAFRILFENGVPVTLCPFEISNKVWIKADDLDALANGDKGNQWIAEASRAWLQQWLDQGADGFNPFDVLASHYIISPEDIVSEELHARLEIHQDDTVKENEKQVFKPYLICDKKEGFPVKYCYDVVSDYHKKLMDSLLK